One genomic region from Tigriopus californicus strain San Diego chromosome 4, Tcal_SD_v2.1, whole genome shotgun sequence encodes:
- the LOC131878853 gene encoding sphingomyelin phosphodiesterase-like, which produces MRGYLVCSVFLLVTGLSKPILSFESNEHLQDALLAIGHREMELPLDWHNFERGLWPYFDALRHIDIFEERTKIVHKLDDRVELLHQGPLENITCALCDSFIKIVLDSVDEGTPVEDIQDLIANICMDLHIEADTVCQGIVSTYGPILKFVIDGLGPKATPELFCGVFLDEYCMSTEVNDLVNNWEVTHSNVPKPPFTPPTLPEPEATKLKVLHLTDLHIDLSYLPGSNPDCGMPCCCMNTTGLAQGDERRAGYWGDIADCDLPIWTFEAMLQQIKEDHGSELAYTIYTGDSPPHDVWQQSKESNFEHSKRVLELYKQYLPNVPLYLSLGNHEGFPVNSFPPEELLGTEYSGAWLFEGVGDLISEWITPEATNTFKVNGRYSIRPYPGMKIINLNNNFGVGMNMMTYFDFHDPASQLAWLSEELQESEDLREKVHILTHHPNGKCIRGWREQYAKIVHRYESTIAATFVGHTHKDSFEIWIDGEGQATMTTFIGPSVTPRGEKSPEYKIFTIDGGYEGASWQVLDYDTYIMDVMDYNDPEVPPRFYKFYSALKEFEMNSMYPEDWKMLLERAMTDDDLYETLVRFQAQNIAWADEDDERREFLCKRIIVEGQKDNTTCPLHF; this is translated from the exons ATGAGAGGGTACTTGGTTTGCTCTGTGTTCTTGTTAGTAACAGGGTTATCCAAGCCCATCCTGAGCTTCGAGTCGAATgaacaccttcaagatgcTCTTTTGGCCATCGGACATCGTGAAATGGAACTCCCATTGGATTGGCACAACTTCGAGCGAG GTCTTTGGCCATATTTCGATGCCCTGAGGCATATTGATATCTTTGAGGAACGTACTAAGATTGTCCACAAGCTGGACGATCGAGTCGAACTACTCCATCAAGGACCTCTGGAAAACATCACTTGCGCTCTCTGCGATTCTTTCATCAAAATCGTCTTGGATTCTGTGGATGAAG GAACCCCAGTCGAGGATATTCAGGACTTGATTGCTAACATTTGCATGGATCTCCATATTGAG GCTGACACAGTTTGCCAAGGGATTGTTTCGACTTATGGACCCATTCTGAAATTTGTTATCGATGGACTTGGACCAAAAGCGACTCCGGAACTCTTTTGTGGAGTCTTTTTGGACGAGTACTGCATGT CGACGGAAGTGAACGATTTGGTCAATAATTGGGAGGTGACACATTCCAACGTTCCAAAGCCGCCCTTCACTCCGCCCACTTTACCAGAGCCTGAAGCGACCAAACTCAAGGTTCTTCACCTTACTGATCTTCATATCGATTTATCTTATCTG CCTGGATCAAACCCAGACTGTGGAATGCCTTGTTGCTGCATGAACACGACGGGTCTGGCTCAAGGGGATGAACGACGAGCAGGATATTGGGGAGACATTGCGGATTGTGACCTTCCTATTTGGACATTTGAGGCCATGCTACAACAGATCAA AGAAGACCATGGTTCCGAGTTGGCATATACCATTTACACCGGAGATTCCCCTCCTCATGATGTTTGGCAGCAATCCAAGGAATCGAATTTTGAACACTCGAAGCGGGTTCTGGAGCTTTACAAACAGTATTTACCCAATGTACCACTTTACCTGAGCTTGGGAAATCATGAGGG GTTTCCCGTGAATAGTTTTCCGCCTGAGGAATTGCTTGGAACCGAATACTCGGGAGCATGGCTCTTCGAAGGTGTGGGAGATCTGATTTCAGAATGGATCACGCCTGAGGCGACAAATACCTTTAAGGTTAATGGACGCTATTCTATTCGGCCTTATCCAGGCATGAAAATCATCAATCTGAACAACAACTTCGGAGTAGG aatGAATATGATGACGTATTTTGATTTCCACGATCCCGCTAGTCAATTGGCCTGGTTGTCAGAAGAGCTCCAAGAATCAGAAGACCTGAGAGAGAAG GTACACATCTTAACTCATCATCCAAATGGGAAATGTATCCGAGGCTGGAGGGAGCAATATGCTAAGATTGTTCACAGATACGAAAGTACCATTGCGGCTACATTTGTTGGGCATACTCACAAGGACAGCTTTGAG ATCTGGATTGATGGTGAAGGTCAAGCCACCATGACAACCTTCATCGGGCCTAGCGTAACACCGCGTGGTGAAAAATCGCCAGAATACAAAATCTTTACCATAG ATGGAGGTTACGAAGGGGCCTCTTGGCAGGTCCTTGATTATGACACTTATATTATGGATGTTATGGACTACAACGATCCGGAAGTGCCACCCAGGTTTTATAAGTTCTATTCGGCTCTAAAG gaatttgaaatgaactcGATGTATCCAGAAGACTGGAAGATGTTGCTTGAGCGAGCCATGACCGATGACGACCTTTATGAGACTCTTGTGAG GTTTCAGGCGCAAAATATTGCTTGGGCCGATGAAGATGACGAAAGACGGGAATTCCTGTGCAAGAGAATCATCGTCGAAGGCCAAAAGGATAACACAACTTGTCCTTTGCACTTTTAA
- the LOC131878852 gene encoding LOW QUALITY PROTEIN: protein O-mannosyl-transferase Tmtc3-like (The sequence of the model RefSeq protein was modified relative to this genomic sequence to represent the inferred CDS: substituted 1 base at 1 genomic stop codon) gives MGIMAKNFSSPPSVPWGVALILIGVCVVTYWNCLTCDFVFDDVSAIKENRDLRPYSPLMNIFRHDFWGTPMDKEQSHKSYRPICVLSFRLNYLIHALQPMGYHLVNLILHAVVCVLYYRLSRVFVGSKVSLIASILFAVHPVHTEAVTGVVGRAELLSSIFFILAILSYRESVAGGWIAQCKFVIYVSLAMFSKEQGITVLGVCFAYEVFMVQGFDFENPKQILQDALKSRRGHQIYAWRGLTIRTMLLTTTGLALLTARFYVMGSTLPIFTNFDNPASYEEAPIKHMTLSYLIAVNTWLLLSPVDLCCDWTMGTIPLIKSFGDYRNLATLVTFVTLGHLGLVGLFSANRKHRNAILMGMSLLALPFLPASNLFFPVGFVVAERILYIPSMGFCLLVAQGYHLLYLSFPSQKTLLNVGLSCLLLTHGVKSFLRNYDWSDETSVFVSGLKVNRNNAKLFNNVGHALEGQKDYPRALTYFLAATKVQPDDIGAHINVGRTWNNLNEYQRAEDSYLLAKSLLPKARPGQRYQTRIAPQHLSVFLNLANLISKDNTRLEEADTLYKQAISMRSEXVQAYINRGDVLIKMNRTKEAQEVYEKALTYENNNPDLYYNLGVVLIEQGKPKQALAYFDKAIECEPEHIQALMNSAILIQETGLVKLRPIAYQRLFRVLKKLPNNDRVYFNLGMLAMDDEQYANAEDWFKKAVQLKPDFRSALFNLALLLNEQKRPLEAIPYLKGLLSHFPDHIKGLILLGDINTNHVKDFEEAERCYQRILEIDPNHVQAHHNQCVVLVEKGDLIKAKQCLLQVQQLAPDLEYVARHLAIVENRLKIVTKNLDSTTLPSTLNP, from the coding sequence ATGGGCATCATGGCCAAGAACTTCAGCTCGCCGCCCTCGGTACCTTGGGGAGTGGCCTTGATTCTAATCGGGGTGTGTGTAGTGACTTATTGGAACTGCTTGACCTGTGATTTCGTATTCGATGATGTGAGTGCCATCAAGGAGAATCGGGATTTGCGACCGTACTCTCCGTTAATGAATATCTTTCGCCACGACTTCTGGGGAACACCTATGGATAAGGAACAAAGTCACAAGAGCTATCGACCCATCTGTGTGCTCTCGTTCCGGTTGAATTATCTAATTCATGCCTTGCAGCCCATGGGCTACCATCTAGTCAATTTGATTCTTCATGCCGTGGTCTGCGTGCTATATTACCGACTGTCTCGCGTGTTTGTCGGCTCGAAAGTGAGTCTAATTGCCTCCATATTATTTGCGGTTCATCCCGTTCACACTGAGGCCGTGACGGGTGTGGTGGGGAGAGCTGAACTACTCAGCTCGATCTTTTTTATCCTGGCCATTCTCTCGTATCGAGAGTCTGTCGCTGGTGGATGGATTGCTCAATGCAAGTTTGTGATCTACGTCTCCCTAGCCATGTTCAGCAAAGAGCAAGGGATCACGGTTTTGGGAGTTTGCTTTGCATATGAAGTGTTCATGGTTCAAGGCTTTGACTTCGAGAATCCCAAACAGATTCTTCAAGATGCTTTGAAGTCTCGAAGGGGCCACCAAATTTACGCATGGCGAGGCTTGACTATAAGAACGATGCTCTTGACGACCACAGGGTTGGCCCTTTTGACAGCCCGATTCTACGTGATGGGTTCAACTTTGCCGATATTCACGAATTTCGACAATCCGGCTTCGTATGAAGAGGCTCCGATCAAGCACATGACGTTGAGCTATCTGATTGCGGTGAACACTTGGCTCTTACTTAGTCCCGTTGACCTCTGTTGTGATTGGACCATGGGGACGATCCCCCTGATTAAGTCTTTTGGCGACTACAGAAATCTAGCCACTCTTGTTACTTTTGTTACCCTGGGCCATTTGGGCCTTGTGGGACTGTTTAGCGCGAATCGAAAGCATCGaaatgcaattctaatgggAATGAGCCTTCTGGCTTTGCCCTTCCTGCCTGCCTCCAACTTGTTCTTCCCCGTTGGATTCGTCGTGGCTGAAAGAATCCTCTACATACCATCCATGGGATTTTGCCTTCTGGTAGCGCAAGGTTACCATCTACTCTACCTTTCGTTTCCGAGTCAGAAAACTCTTCTCAATGTAGGGCTTTCCTGTCTTCTTCTCACCCACGGTGTCAAGTCATTTCTCCGGAATTACGATTGGAGTGATGAAACCTCAGTCTTTGTGTCCGGACTCAAAGTCAATCGAAACAATGCAAAGCTATTCAACAACGTGGGACACGCTCTGGAAGGTCAAAAAGACTACCCCCGAGCACTCACCTACTTTCTGGCGGCAACGAAAGTTCAGCCCGATGACATTGGAGCTCACATCAATGTGGGGAGGACGTGgaataatttgaatgaataccAACGAGCCGAGGATTCTTACCTGTTGGCCAAATCGTTACTACCAAAGGCTCGACCTGGCCAACGATACCAGACCAGAATTGCCCCTCAGCATCTCAGCGTGTTCCTTAACCTGGCAAATCTGATTTCGAAGGACAACACCCGATTGGAAGAGGCTGACACCCTCTACAAACAGGCCATATCCATGAGATCAGAATAAGTACAAGCTTACATCAACCGTGGGGACGTTCTCATCAAGATGAATCGCACCAAAGAGGCTCAAGAAGTCTATGAGAAGGCACTTACCTATGAAAACAATAACCCCGATCTGTATTACAACCTCGGAGTGGTACTCATTGAGCAAGGCAAACCCAAACAAGCCCTGGCTTACTTCGACAAAGCCATTGAGTGCGAACCCGAGCATATTCAAGCTTTAATGAACAGCGCCATTCTTATACAGGAGACTGGATTAGTCAAACTCCGTCCCATTGCTTACCAAAGGCTCTTCAGAGTATTAAAGAAGCTCCCCAACAACGATAGAGTGTACTTCAATCTGGGCATGCTCGCCATGGATGACGAGCAATATGCTAATGCCGAGGACTGGTTCAAAAAGGCTGTCCAGCTCAAGCCCGACTTCAGGAGTGCCCTGTTCAATTTGGCTCTCTTGTTGAATGAACAAAAGCGGCCCCTAGAAGCGATTCCCTATCTCAAGGGCCTTCTCTCTCACTTCCCAGACCACATCAAAGGCTTGATCCTTTTGGGAGACATAAACACCAATCATGTGAAAGATTTTGAGGAAGCCGAACGTTGCTATCAACGCATTTTGGAGATTGATCCCAATCACGTTCAAGCTCACCACAACCAGTGCGTGGTTTTAGTCGAGAAAGGAGATTTGATCAAGGCCAAACAGTGCTTACTGCAAGTCCAGCAATTGGCACCGGATCTTGAATATGTGGCTCGGCATTTGGCCATTGTTGAAAATCGCCTCAAAATTGTCACGAAGAATCTTGATTCGACAACTCTTCCCTCCACTCTCAACCCTTAG
- the LOC131878854 gene encoding uncharacterized protein LOC131878854: MKLSKRIVLALLFLIHVFNLTLGAKTKAKKTKKPKYFIGQVPPGQFEYSELHGVYTPTEATQLCEEDLQCAGFTFKGTPHEEQKYLTNFFHYIPKSVEKHLDHSRPEWSTYRNKRPFLAFSGLLADPGTNTENVESFANILKSSSKTWEQFNWPLKMPVLSFKFGDASGSAYASLDLGQLKLEEKTTTMTFFDPNSNQITENHPVINRCCVSSSAESVEQMKSVDEVDKQRCDIEDRLFENAFEIQRQPVLLTECAATCSKLNWTLSNLIRNFDTEATWSAKMAGTRSIQGDVAKILETLSVEGTAAFKSVSGLFSGTAIDKMLAFVLDHEGAQIGPKTRDLAQTVKGEKTQMEFVMLSRGEMIERESAKLESDSKFTLISGKISWLLLPMDSSTFKTSLSCNKKCSSSAGNVHFFETVFPQIKTRIWNGKRSLVVHQRPGDTLYIPRDWIYLGVGHEPSNLVHDEFISFQALADVAKSWHQGDLYKLKKVLGSHDNYRKEFRRFNVALDQIVKGRKKSKNA; this comes from the coding sequence ATGAAGTTGTCCAAACGCATAGTTCTAGCTCTTCTATTCTTGATACATGTGTTTAACTTAACACTGGGAGCTAAAACTAAAgccaagaaaacgaagaagcccaaatatttcattggtCAAGTCCCACCTGGGCAGTTCGAATACTCGGAACTTCATGGAGTGTACACGCCTACAGAAGCCACCCAATTGTGCGAAGAAGACCTCCAATGTGCTGGTTTTACTTTCAAGGGCACACCCCACGAGGAACAGAAATATCTCACCAACTTTTTCCATTACATTCCCAAGTCTGTGGAAAAACACTTGGACCATTCTCGCCCGGAGTGGTCGACTTACCGAAACAAGCgaccttttttggccttttctggCCTCCTTGCTGATCCAGGCACGAACACTGAAAATGTCGAATCGTTTGCTAATATTTTAAAATCTTCCAGTAAGACCTGGGAACAATTCAACTGGCCGTTGAAAATGCCAGTATTGTCCTTCAAATTTGGAGACGCTTCGGGTTCAGCCTATGCTAGCCTTGATTTGGGACAGTTGAAACTTGAGGAGAAAACCACGACCATGACCTTTTTCGACCCTAACAGTAACCAGATAACCGAAAACCATCCCGTGATAAATCGATGCTGTGTATCGAGCTCAGCTGAATCTGTTGAACAGATGAAGAGTGTCGATGAAGTGGACAAGCAGAGATGTGATATTGAAGATaggctttttgaaaatgcttttgaaatacAACGTCAACCGGTATTGCTGACAGAATGTGCTGCCACGTGTTCCAAACTGAATTGGACACTTTCCAATCTGATTCGCAATTTTGATACCGAGGCAACTTGGTCTGCCAAGATGGCCGGAACCCGTTCGATTCAGGGTGACGTGGCAAAAATTCTCGAAACCTTGTCGGTTGAAGGCACTGCTGCGTTTAAGTCCGTGTCTGGTCTTTTTAGTGGAACAGCGATTGACAAAATGTTAGCATTTGTTTTGGACCACGAGGGAGCTCAAATTGGACCAAAGACTCGAGATCTGGCACAAACAGTGAAAGGCGAAAAGACTCAAATGGAATTTGTTATGCTGTCACGAGGAGAGATGATAGAACGAGAATCTGCGAAACTGGAATCTGATTCTAAATTCACTCTTATTTCTGGGAAAATTTCCTGGTTGTTACTGCCAATGGATTCTTCCACCTTCAAGACCTCTTTGAGTTGTAACAAGAAATGTTCCAGTTCTGCCGGAAATGTACATTTCTTTGAAACCGTTTTCCCCCAAATCAAGACAAGAATTTGGAACGGAAAGCGTTCTTTGGTTGTTCACCAAAGACCAGGAGATACTTTGTATATTCCTAGGGATTGGATTTACCTCGGAGTTGGTCACGAGCCATCCAATTTGGTTCACGATGAATTCATCTCGTTTCAAGCTTTGGCGGATGTGGCTAAATCCTGGCATCAAGGAGACCTCTACAAGTTGAAAAAGGTACTAGGTTCCCACGATAATTACCGAAAGGAGTTCAGAAGATTCAACGTAGCTTTGGACCAAATCGTAAAAGGACGTAAGAAATCTAAAAACGCTTAA
- the LOC131879423 gene encoding uncharacterized protein LOC131879423 translates to MTTTKTERVQEIDDLLRPDENEESPLPMSEGERIEILEEYPSDDNGDDDDDENLKGAPSDVEEALEFETNELDRFEDEIDPAIGSRETRSETPPTSTLKADVPVGVPAATMTGSSSCSPFKAMLPPGKNGQASSFDLRQQLRLRRLAQDSPQCLKPPKKKSPKRSQPARSPVIRVEATQQPGPMFKIPASAPTTRPNQPMAPFRPNTYPSPVASPVHSIGQGQGHPVNPCGIEFQAKPTAPLSLHHPGTAFQGPSTYISVDPMAPPRGELEMAPTRPPPVKPKSDLPQLEAEPDLPQTAAKSEEDDDIVFVEEFNGDAVPKQEVPDMKPYDAPPEVFSRPGSTILRPPSEIEIVTLSDDDEEELNYVSVDEDIQIKMEDHHHAHPHVPPLYENGRVEDVADHLPPSMPVETTNTPLNQRITTNTLKRRKEISEAEPPPDHTEYRGNIKRAKFQKPLRNKAKIIQRLKAQIPVLKRVVVMTNLPPSWDVDSFTQKATAYGKVTSVNCSWAENRAVIAFELEKDAQMCCDRFDQRVVNDGEDNATTIHAYLDTDKAHGLWLGSV, encoded by the exons ATGACAACGACAAAGACAGAGAGGGTTCAAGAGATCGATGATTTGCTCAGGCCCGATGAAAACGAGGAATCGCCCTTGCCCATGAGCGAAGGCGAACGCATCGAAATCCTCGAAGAATATCCATCCGATGACAacggtgatgatgatgatgatgaaaaccTGAAAGGAGCACCCTCTGACGTAGAAGAAGCCTTGGAGTTCGAGACTAACGAGTTGGATCGATTCGAGGACGAAATCGACCCGGCCATTGGGTCTCGGGAAACCCGATCAGAGACACCCCCGACCTCAACTTTAAAAGCTGACGTGCCAGTGGGCGTTCCAGCTGCCACTATGACCGGGTCGAGTTCGTGCTCACCTTTCAAAGCAATGCTACCCCCCGGCAAGAATGGTCAAGCTTCCAGTTTCGATTTGAGACAGCAGTTGCGCTTGCGGCGTTTGGCCCAAGATTCACCTCAATGCCTCAAACCGCCCAAAAAGAAGTCCCCCAAGCGGTCCCAGCCCGCTCGAAGCCCCGTGATCCGGGTGGAAGCGACTCAACAGCCCGGACCCATGTTCAAAATCCCGGCCAGTGCGCCCACCACCAGGCCCAACCAGCCCATGGCGCCTTTCAGACCTAACACATACCCATCGCCGGTGGCATCGCCTGTCCATTCTATCGGTCAGGGTCAGGGTCATCCGGTCAATCCTTGTGGTATCGAATTTCAAGCCAAACCCACGGCACCGTTATCTCTTCACCACCCCGGCACGGCCTTCCAAGGCCCGTCCACTTACATTAGCGTGGATCCCATGGCCCCGCCCCGAGGAGAGTTAGAAATGGCCCCCACGCGGCCACCACCTGTCAAACCAAAATCCGATCTTCCTCAGCTAGAAGCTGAACCCGATCTTCCTCAAACTGCAGCTAAATccgaagaggatgatgatatTGTGTTCGTGGAGGAATTCAATGGTGATGCGGTTCCCAAACAGGAGGTACCCGATATGAAACCCTATGATGCACCCCCTGAGGTGTTTTCCCGCCCGGGCTCCACGATTTTGCGCCCGCCCAGTGAAATCGAGATCGTCACGTTAAGCGATGACGACGAAGAGGAATTGAACTATGTCAGTGTTGATGaagatattcaaatcaaaatggaggacCACCACCACGCTCACCCTCATGTTCCTCCCTTGTACGAGAATGGGAGAGTAGAGGACG TCGCCGATCACTTACCTCCATCTATGCCAGTGGAAACGACGAACACGCCCTTGAATCAACGTATAACCACGAACACGCTCAAGCGTCGGAAAGAGATCTCTGAAGCTGAGCCACCACCAGATCATACCGAATATCGTGGAAATATCAAACGTGCCAAGTTTCAAAAGCCTTTGCGAAACAAGGCCAAGATTATTCAAAGACTCAAGGCGCAAATTCCGGTTTTGAAGCGTGTGGTGGTCATGACCAATTTGCCTCCTTCCTGGGACGTTGACAGTTTCACTCAGAAAGCAACGGCCTACGGCAAAGTCACCTCTGTCAATTGCTCTTGGGCGGAGAATCGGGCGGTTATCGcctttgaattggaaaaggaCGCCCAGATGTGTTGCGATCGCTTCGATCAACGGGTAGTCAACGATGGGGAAGATAATGCCACCACGATTCATGCTTACCTGGACacggacaaagctcatggactCTGGCTTGGTAGTGTTTGA